The DNA sequence CGGTCGAAGGCAGCGAGAGCGTCAATCTCCAGGGCACCCTGCGCGGCTGGTGGCAGCCCAACGTCAGCCTGCAGCGCAACTTCTACCGGTTCGACCCGACCTCGCCCGGCTACCTGGGCACGCCCTACGGCAGTTATCGCGTCCGCGCCACCTCCGTGCCGACCGACACCACCACGGTGCCCTTCGCGGTGCCCGCGATGCTCGACAATCTCTTCACGCTCGGCGCCGGCCTCACCACGCCCACGTGGCGGCAGTTCACCGGCACGGCGAGCTGGTCGTACGGGGCGGTCGCCAACTTCGACGAGGCGGCGCGCGGCACCGCCATGTCGCTGAGCGGCGAGGTGGACCTGCGGCCCACGCCCGCGGTGCGGATCGCGGCGCAGTACAGCCGGCTCACCATCCACCGCCGCGACGGCAGCTGGTTCTCGTCCGAGGACATCCCGCGCCTCAAGGTCGAGTACCAGGCCACGCGCTCAATCTTCTTCCGCGTCGTGGGCCAGTACACCACGCTGCGGAGCGACGCGCTGCTCGACCCCGCCAGCGGCGACACGCTGATCGTGGCGGGGGCCGTCGTCGGCCCCAGCACCTCGAACGAGCTGCGGGTGGACTGGCTGTTCTCGTACCGTCCCAGCCCCGGCACCCTCATCTACCTCGGCTACGGCGCCTCCTGCTCGGCGTTCGACGCCGCGTGCGCCGTCGGCCGGCAGCGGTCCCGCACCGAGGACGGCTTCTTCGCGAAGCTGTCGTACCTGTTCGGGTTGTGAGCCGGCGTCCCGCCTGACCCGCATCGCCGTGCCGCTCGACGCCTCAGCCCCGCCCCTCTCGCTCCGCGATCCCGGCGCGATCCTCCTCGTCTCGTGCTACGAGCTGGGTCACCAGCCGATGGGCCTGGCCTTCCCGATGGCCTTCCTCGAGCGCGCCGGCTTCCGGCCCGACGCGCTGGACCTCGCCCTCGAGCCGCTGGATGCCGGCCGCATCCGGCGCTCGAGGCTCGTCGCCATCTCGGTCCCGATGCACACCGCGCTCCGGATCGGCGTCCAGGCGGCCGCGCAGGTGCGCGCCCTCAACCCCGCGGCCACCATCTGTTTCCACGGGCTGTACGCGATCCTGAACCGGCATGTCCTGCTCGGCGCCTGCGCCGACGTGATCCTCGGCGGCGAGGCGGAGGAGCCCCTGGTCGCGCTGGCCGAAGCCCTCGAGCGGGGCCAGGCGCCGCCGCCCGCCCCGGGGCCATACGTGGCCCGGCTCCGCTATCCCGTGCCGAGCCGCGAGCGGCTGGCGCCGCTCCACCGCTACGCCGCCTTCGAGCGGGAGGGCGAGCGCCGCGTCGCCGGCGTCGTCGAGGCGAGCCGCGGCTGCCTCCACGGGTGCCGGCACTGCCCCATACCGCCGGTGTACGGCGGCCGGTTCTTCGTCGTGCCCCCGGACGTGGTCCTGGAAGACATCCGCCGCCAGGTCGCCGCGGGCGCCCGGCACGTCACGTTCGCGGACCCCGACTTCCTCAACGGGCCCGGCCACGCGCTGCGCATCGCCGAGACGCTGCACGCCGAGTTCCCGGCGCTGAGCTTCGACTTCACGGCCAAGGTCGAGCACCTCCTCGCGCATCGCGCGCTGCTGCCACGGCTCGCCGCGGCGGGAGCCGCGTTCGTCGTCACCGCCGCCGAGTCGCTCAGCGATGCCGTCCTCGAGAAGCTGGACAAGGGGCACACCCGCGCGGATCTCGAGCGGGCGCTCGAAGCGGCGCGGTCGGCCGGCATCACGGTGCGGCCGTCGTGGCTTCCATTCACGCCGTGGACCTCGCTCGACGACTACGTCGAGCTGGTGGAGTGGCTCATCGGCCGCGACCTGGTCGACTGCGTCGAGCCGGTCCAGCTCGCGGTCCGGCTCCTGGTTCCCCCCGGATCCGCGCTCCTGGCACAGCCGGACATCCAGCCGTACCTGCGGGGGCTCGACGCCGAGGCGTTCACGTACCGCTGGGAGCATCCGGACGAGCGGATGGAGGGGCTGTGCAGGGCCGTCACCGACCTCGTGCACGAGGCGAACCACGCGCGCGAGCCGGCGGAGACGACGTTCCGGAAGGTGCGCGAGGCGGCCTACGCCGCGGCCGGTCGGCGGCCCGAGGCGCTCGCCACGCACGCCGAGCGGCGTCCCGTGGCACCGCGGCTCACCGAGCCGTGGTTCTGCTGAGCGGAGCCCACCGCGAGCCAGTTGGGCTCGGTGATCGCATGAAGCGCCGGCCTCCGGCGCGCGCCGACGGGAGCGTCAGCCGGCGCGCTCGATCAGCCGTCGGAAGTGCCCGCGCAAGCCTTCCGGCAGCGCCGGGAGGTCGGCGAGCTGGCGCAGCGCCTCGACGTCGGGACGCTCGGTCCGGTAGAGCCGGACCACCTCCGCGACGGTGACCGAGTCGCCCGCGGACTCCGCAACCGTGACCGCGTCTCCTGCAGCAACCTCTCCTTCGACGGCGACGCGCAGGTAGAACCCGGTAAGCCCGCTCGCCAGGAAGCGCTTCTCCATGTCGGGCCGGCCGAGCCTCAGCGCGAGCTTGTAGCACGGCAGCCGCGGCTGGGTGACCAGCAGCTCGGTCGTCCCGATCCTGAGCCGGTCGCCGATCCGAATGAAATGCTCGCTGATCCCGGCCGTGGTCAGGTTTTCGCCGAAGGCGCCCCAGGCCTGCTCGCCGATCCGCGTCCGCCAGTAGGCGTAGTGCTCCGAAGGGTAGAGGTAGACGGCCTTGTACGTCCCGCCGTGCACCGTGGGATCGGCCTGCCCGTCGCCCTCGAGGTTGAGGTGCCGCACCCGGACGGCGCCGCGCACCGGGTTCTTGAAGATGGCCGTCCGGACCGTCCTGCCCCGCCACTCGACCTCGCGCGGCAACCCCACGTTGACCGAGATCAGTTGCGGCGAAAGGAGAGGCTCCAGTGGGCCCGCGGCCTCCCCGAACGCCGCCGAAGAACGGTCCGTCACGAGCCCGCGGGTCCGGTGTCCGGACGGCCACCGGCCAGCGTGACCCCGGTCACAATTATCGTGTGGCGGCGTCGCATAGCGCCCAAGCTAACCGATCGCTACCATTGCTTGACAGTATCCTTCTCCCCCGAGTTACTTTGGCGGCCGGAACGTGATACCCGTGGAGCGCCTCCCGACCCGTGCCCGCAGGTTGCTCCGCGGGCTGTTGCCCGTCGTCCTCGCGGCGGGCGCCGTGTTGACCTGCGACAGTCCGACCGCACTCAACCGCCGGATGGTGGGGCTGGCCTTCCAGCCGGTCGTGCGCTACGGGATGGGCACGTTCGGCGGCATGTCGGTGGACCAGGTGCGCCTGATCGCCGTGCACGGTTCAGACTCCGTCTCCCAGACCTTCAACTTCTCCCCCGACTCCGCGCAGATCACCGCCAGCATGTCCGTGCCCGTGACGGACACGGCGACCTATAACGTCACGATCCAGCTGTTGTCCGGCGGCACCGTCATGTTCACGGGCCAGCAGGCCGTCCTGGTCAGCGCCGGGCTGTCGTCCGGGCCGCCCACCCAGGTGGTCGAGCTGGCGTTCGTGGGACCCGGCGCGCAGATCGCGTTCCTCCAGATCGCGCCGCGTGACTCGGGCGTGACGTTCGGCGCGTCGCTGCCGTTCCGGATCACGGCGTTCGATTCGAGCGAGGGTGCGGTGACGCAGTTCTACGTGGCCTGGTCCACGGGTACCGCGTCCAACAAGATCAACGCCAACGGGGTGTTCAAGGCGGGAACGACCCGCGGCACGGTGTGGGTCTACGCGCACACGCCGACCGGAGTGTGGGACTCCACGCAGGTCACGGTCGCGCCCGTGCCCAGCCAGATCCAGATCATCAGCGGCAACGGGCAGAGCGGATCCGTGGGCACGCCGCTCGAGCTCCCGCTGGTGGTGAAGGTGCTCGCCGCCGACAACCTGCCGGTCGCGGGCGCGAGCGTCCAGTTCACGGCCTCCGGCGGCGGCTCCGTGAATCCGGCCGTGGTGATGACCGACTCGCTCGGCATCGCGCAGGCCATCGCAACGCTGAGCACCACGGCGGGCACCAACTCGTTCACGGCCAAGGTGGGCACCGCGGCGTCGGTGCAGTTCACCGCCACCGGCATCGGACAGGTGGGGGCGCCCGCGAGCATCACGAAGGTCGCCGGCGACGGTCAGAGCGCCGCGGCCGGCACGCCGGTGGTGGTGCCGCCGTCGGTCAAGGTGACGGACGCGAACCTCGTCCCGGTCCCGGGCCAGGCGGTGACGTTCGCCGTCGCGAGCGGCGGCGGCAGCGTGACTGGCGGCTCCACGACGACCAACGCGGCGGGCATCGCCACCGTCGGCAGCTGGACCCTCGGCAGCACGCCGGGGGCGAACACGCTGACGGCCACCGCGACGGGCACCTCGCTCAACCCGGTGACCTTCACGGCGACGGGGACGACCGCGTCGAACGTGATCGCGCTCAGCGTGCCGGGCGGCCTGGTGGGCATCGGCGCCAACCAGCAGGCCCAGGCGGTGGTGACCATCGCGCCGCCGGCGCCGGCGGGCGGTCTCACCGTGACGGTGACGAGCGACAGCACCAATCACGTCACGGTGAAGAGCCCCGGGACGATCAGCATCCCGGCGGGCGGCGTGGTGGGGACGATCCTGCTCTCCGGCGTCGCTCCGGGCCAGACGACGCTCCACGCCACCGCGCCGGGGTACGCGGCGGGCACGACCACAGCCGTGGCGACGCCGAGCTTCGTTACGCTGACCTATGACTCGGTGGGGATGGGCCGCACGGCCGTCCTCGGGATCGGCCTTTCCACGGCGGCGCCGGCCGGGGGTCTGCTGGTTGCTCTGGTGAGCGGCGACACCACCAAGTTCAAGTTCCTCAAGGGTTCGGTGACGACAGGCAGCCTGGTGGACACCATCCCGGCCGGGAGCACGTCGGGCTCCGTGACCATCACGGGTTTGGGCACCGGTACCGTGCCGGTGTACGCCGTCGCACCGAACTACGCCATCGGGTTGGAAGTGGTCGTCGTGACGGGCTTCAACGGCTCCCTGGCGCTGGTCTCGGGCGGCGGGCAGACGGGTGGAGTGGATACGCTGCTGTCACAGCCCGTCACCGTGAAGGTGACCGACTCCCTCAGCAACCCGGTGAACGGCTTCCTGGTCGGCTTCGCGGTGGCATCGGGCGGCGGCTCCGTCTCGCCGCTCGCCGCATTGACCAACGCCTCGGGGCAGACCAGCACGAGCTGGACGCTCGGCCCGACGGTCGGCTCGCAGAGTTTGAGCGTCACGGCGCCCGGCGCGTCCGGCTCACCGCTGACGGTCACGGCCACCGCCACGGGCGCGGCCATCGCCTCGACGACCGTGTCGCCGAAGCTCGACACGATCACCGCGATCAACGGCACCGTGACGCTCGTCGCGCAGGCGAAGACCGCCGCCGGCGGCAACGTGCCGGGCAGCTACACCTGGACCAGCCTCAACGCCGCGACCGCGTCGGTCAACGCCTCGGGCGTCGTGACCGCACACGCCAACGGCTCGACCAAGGTCGTGGCGACCGAGGCGGGCGGAACGAGCGACACGGCTCAGATCGTGGTGCAACAGAAGCTCGGCTCGATCACCGTCACACCGGCCAACCGGAACCTGTACCTCGGCACCAGCTTCAACTACGTCGCGCAGGCCGTGGACGGACTGGGGACGCCGCTGCCGAGCAACCCGCCGTTCACCTGGTCCACCACGGCGGCCGCCGTGGCGACCGTGGACACGAGCGGCCACGTGGCCGCCGTCGGCCTCGGGTCGGCGCAGATCAAGGCTACCTCGGGCACGGTCACGGGCGTCGGGAACCTCACCGTCCTGACGGCCATCACGCGCATCGCGGTGGCCGTGGACTCGGGCGGCGCCACCAAGAACGACACGGCGAGCCTGCCCTCGCTGGCCATCACGCGCCGCTACCACGCCTTCGCGTACGACACGCTGAACGTGCTGATGCCGGCCGTGACCCAGTTCACCTGGGTTTCGACCAACCCGTCCGTGGCGTCGGTGCCGAACCAGACCTCGGACACCGCGACGGCGACCTCGGCGGCCAACGGCGTCACGACCATCAAGGCCACGGCCCAGGGCTTCACCTCGGCCCCGGGCGCGTACCTGACGGTCTCGCAGGTGCTGGCGTCCATCCAGCTCTCACCGCCCGCCTCCAATCCTACGGCCACGATCGGCCAGGGCGGCACGATCAGCCTCACGGCGCGCGGCCTCGACGCCAACAGCCGGTACATCTCGGGTGGCGCGTTCAAGTACGTGTCCCAGTTCCCGGCCATCGCCACCGTGGACTCGGCGACGGGAGTGGTGACGGGCGGAACGACGAACGGCGTCGACACGGTCACGGCCTCGAGCGGCGCGATCACGTCGAACAAGCTGGCCGTCACGGTCGGCGGCGGGAGCGTGCCGAAGGTGATCTCGTTCGGGCGCGACACCGTGTCGGTCGGGCGCGGGTCGACCGCCTCGATCCCGGTCCTGCTCAGCACGCCGCTCGCGACGGGCGGGCAGTTCACGGTGAACCTCGCCGTGAGCCCCGCCGCCTACGCGCACTGGCAGACCACGACCGTCACGGTCGCGGCCGGCGCGACGGCGGTGAACGCGACGCTGGTGGGCGACAGCGCGGGCACGACGACGGTGACGGCGAGTGACGGCAGCGGCGGCGGCTACACGGCGGGGAGCGCGGTCGCCAAGGTCACGGCGAACATGAACCTGGCCTCGGGCAGCTACGGGATCAACGCGACGGACGTCGTCACGACCCAGGTCCACCTCTCCGATCCGTCGCCGGCCGGCGGCACCTACATCACGTTCGTGTACGGGACGCCGGGCGTCGCGTCCGTCTCGCCCGACCCGGCCTACATCCCCCAGGGCCAGCTGGCGGCGGACATCCAGATCCGCGGGCTGGCGGCGGGCACGACGACCATCACGCCCAACGCCACCGGCGTGAACGGCGCCGCGTCCACCTTCACCGTCTACGCGCCGGTGCTGACGCTGACCTCGCCGTCGGCTATCCTCGGGCTGGGCCAGTACGACCAGAACCACTATGTCTACGTCTCTTCCTACGTCAGCACGAACGTCGCGATCCCGGTCACGCTCAGCAGCAGCGATACCACCAAGGCGTTGGTGACGCCGGCGGTCACGATCCCGTCCGGCAGCTACTACGCGTACTTCACCATCACGGGGACCGGGCTCGGTCTGGCGGCCCTCAGGGCGTCGGCGACCGGCTGGACGACCTCGGACACCATCGCGGCCATCACCACCACGCCGCACGTGGGGATCTGCTGCACCAACACGATCTACACCACGTCGGGGACCCAGTACCTGTACGTGTACTCGGAGGACTCGACCAAGAACGCGCACTACCGGGTGAACTCGCTGGCCGTCAACCTGCGGTCCTCGGATACCACCGTGCTGAAGGTGCTCGACACCCTGGTGACGATCCAGCCAGCCACCTACTACACCTACGGCGCGCGCGTCACGCCGGCGGCCCTGGGCGGCACGGCCTGGGTCATCGCCACGGCCAGCGGCCACACGCCCGACTCCGTGCTCTACACCGTGAACGGGCCGCCGCTCAGCCTGAGCTGGGGCTCGAGGCTCCTCGGCGTAGGCCAGGAGGACCCCAGCAACGTCTATGTGCAGGTGCCGAACAACGTGACGGCGCCGCTGGTGGTGACGCTGTCCAACTCGGACGCGACGAAGATCGGCGTGCCGGCCACGGTGACGATTCCGACGGGCACGTACTACGTCTACTTCACGGTCCAGGGCTTGGCCGCCGGCGGCCCGGTGACCATCGGCGCCACGGCGCCGGGCTACGGCTCCACCAGCGCGACGTACACCGTGACGACGCCGACGATCATTTCGCCGAGCAACTACACGTTCAACAACTTCAACCCCGGCACGAATTTCTACATCTACGCGGCGGACACGACGCGCAATGCGCACTGGCGCATCGCCTCCGAGGCGGTCGGGATCAGCGTGGTGGACACCAGCAAGGCCAAGGTGGACTCCTCGGCGGTCACGATCGGCGCCGGGGCGTACTACACCAACGCGCCGCACGTCACGCCGGCGGGCGTCGGCTCGACCCGCATTCTGCTCACGGCCGCGGGCCAGCTCTCGCTCGACTCACCCACGGTCACCGTGAACACGCCGCCGATCGCGTTCAACTTCGGCTCGACGCTGCTCGGACGGCGCCAGCACCTGAGCCCGAGCTTCCAGGGCTACTACGTCCACACGCCCGACAGCCGGGCCGTGGCGGTGCCCGCGACGCTGACGCAGAAGCACGCGAACGTGGATTCGTTGAACACCCTGGCGGACACGATCCCGTCGGGCACCTACTACATCTACGGGGAGATCTTCGGCCTGGCGAACGGGACCGATACGCTGTCGGTGTCGGCGACCGGGTACGGCACGGACACGGCGTACGTCACCGTGTCCACGCCGAAGTTCACGACCGGGGGCCTGCCGAGCTCGACGACGACCACCAATCCGCCGATCGGCCTGTACGTCTACGCGACCGACAGCGTCGGCAACGGCCACTACACCATGGACACGGTGGTGGTGCACGCGGTCTCGAGCGACCCCACGGTCCTCCAGGTGACGAGCGCCTACTTCCGCATCCCGAAGAACACGTACTACGCGCAGGACTCGGTGATCGTGGTCGGGCCTGGCACCGCCAGCGTCACCTTCTCCGACTCGGCCAACAGCGGCTACCAGCCGGTCACGACGAACACGATCACCGTGACCGGGCCGTCGCTCACCTTCAGCACCGGGTCCCTGGTGCTCGGCAACCGCCAGACGACCGGACCCACGGGCGTCTACGTCCAGACGGCCAACAACGTGGCCGCGCCGCTGGTGGTGAATCTGCTGAGCACGGGCACCACGGTCGCCACGGTTCCGGCCTCGGTGACCATTCCGGCCGGGTCGTACTATGCCTACTTCGCCGTGACCGGCATGGACACGATCGGCACGGTCCAGGTCCAGGCCACAGCCACGGGCTACAGCTCCCCCACGCCCATCACCGTGCAGGTCACGCGGCCGAAGTTCCAGATCAGCACGACCGGCCTGCTCAACACGACCTCGCCGAGGACGGGCATTTACCTCTACGCCGAGGACGCGAACGGCACCTCGCACTACACGACGGAGAACGTGGTCGTGACGCTGGCGTCGTCGGCCACGGCCGTGGCGACCATCGACTCGACGACGGTCACGATCCCGGCGGGCTCCTACTACGCGAGCACGCCCACCTGGGGCCCCGGCGGGACCACCGGCACGGCCCAGCTGTCGGCGACCGACACGCGCGCGGCCCAGTACGCCTACAACCAGGCGACCTTCAACGTCACCGTGCAGACGCCGTCGCTCAACTTCGACTGGGCGACCCAGTCGCTCGGCATCGGGCAGTACAACAACCTGTACGTCTATACGCCGGACGACGCGACGTCGCCCATCGACGTCACGCTGGCGCACTCGGGCACGCCGCGCACCAGCATTCTGCTGAACGACACCGCGCGGTCGGTCGTCACGATTCCGACCGGCACGTACTACGTGTACTTCCACGTGGTGGGCGCGACGGTCGGCATGGACACCCTGGTGGCGACCACGACCTCGCCGGTCGAGAACCCGGCCACGGGGTACACGGCGGTCACCCTCGGCCAGGTGAGCCCGATCGGCGGCTGGCCTTCGACGCTGTCCCTGGCCAACGGGGACTCGGCCCTGATCACGATGTTCGCCTATGACTCGGCGCAGGTCTCGCACTACGTGCAGAACGCCACGACCTTCACGCTGGCGCCGAGCGGGAGCATCGAGTTCGTCTCGGGCGGGGCCAACAGCGCGGTCATCACCAGCGTGGTGATCCCGAAGGACGCGTACTACGTCCAGTTCTACGTGAAGGGCGTGTCCCAGGGCACGGGCCAGGCGACGATCACCGCGACGAATTACGTCGCGTACAACACGCCAACGATCACGGTGTCGCCATGACGACCTCGCTCCCGTTCGCCGCCATGCGCTGCGCGCGCTCGAAGGCCGCCGCGACCGGAGCGCTCGCCCTGGCGATCGCGCTCCTCGCCGGCGCACCGAACGCGTCCGCCCAGGCTCCCACGAACCCGCCGCCGCCACCGGCGCCGGTCGGCACGCGCGCGCCCGCGCTGCTGCCGCCTCCTCCATCGGCCCCGCCGCCCCGGGCGGCCGGGCCGGCCGCCGCAGCAGTCAGTCCCACGCCCGTCGCCGCGGCAGTGCGCCCCGCTCCGGCCCCGATTGGACTGCCCCTGGACTCGACGCGCCCCGCCGCCCGCGCCGCCGTCGCGGCGCCGCCCGCCAACGCCGTCGCCCAGTGCAACGACGGCTCGTTCGTCCTCCCGCCGGCCGCTGCCAGCGCCTGCGCGAGCCACCGCGGGCTGCTGGCCGTGATGCCGCAGCGCGCGGCGCCGCCGGCGGCGGCCGCCCGCGTGTCGGCAACGCCCGCCGCTCTGACGGCCGCCGCGGCGCTCAATGCGCCGCCGCCCGCCGGCGCCACGATGCGCTGCAAGGACGGCAGCTACCTCGGGGGCACGCCGAGCGAGGGCGCCTGCGCCGCGCGTGGAGGCCTGGCGATGGTCCTTCCGACGCCGCCCGCGCCGCCCCCCGCTCGACCGGGCACCGGCCGGCCGGCGCAGGTAAGGCCCGCCGTGACCCGCCCGGCGCAGAGCCCGCCGAACCGACCATAGCCGGCCGCGCGTCGCGCAGCAGAGGGCCGCTCGCAGGTCGAGCGGCCCTCTTGCGTCGCGAGCTAGATTCCTCCCATGTCCCGCGCCTTCGTCGGCGAGCACGATTCCTGGGGAGACCCTGGCTACCGGGTCTCCCTGCCGCCCCGGGACGACCCCGGGTTCGACGCCGCGGCGGCCGCGGCGATCCTGGAGGCCGCCCGGGCGGGGCAGACCGGCAGCGCGGAGATGGCGACCGGATACTACTGGGGCGAGCCTCGGCTGTTTCCCGCCGTGCGCGACATCCTCGAGCGGGCCCGGTCCGAGGGCGACGAGCGGCTCGTGGAGCTGTGCGAGCGGTATCTGCAGATCTGACCACGTGACGGCCTGACGCGCCGCACGGCCTCAGCCTCTCAGCAGCCCGGCCGCCCCCCACCACAGCTGCCAGCAACCGAAGCACGCCAGGGCCGCGGCCGACACGCCGACCAGGGCGCGCGCGACGCGCGCCCCAAGCTCTCTCGCCCCCGCGAATAGCACGATGATCCCCGCCGATGCCAGTGCCATCGTGCCGTAGAACGCGGCCAGCAGCGCGATGCCGTCAAGCGCGCTCGCCCGCCACGACCTGAGCAGCAGCGGTCCCATCACCAGGCACCAGCCCAGCCAGGGATTCGGGTTCAACAGGTTCACCCCGGCCGCCGTCAGCAGACTGCGGCTCCCGGAACCCGCCCGCTCGGGCGGTGCCAGCCGGTAGCTCCGCCACGCACCGAAGGCACGCCACGCGAGGAACAGGAGGAACGCTCCGCCGGCGCAGCGCAGGCCCTGCTCCAGGCCGCGCGGCACGCGGCTCAACGCCAGGAGCGCCAGGAGGATGATGGGTGCATCGCTCAGCAGTGGAGCCAGCGCGGCGGGCAGCGTGCGCCGCCAGCCGTGGCTCAGTGCCTGGGAGACGAGGTAGGTCTGATACGGGCCCGGCTGCACGGCCGCCGCGAAGGCGTACGTGCAGCCGAGGATCAGGTAGCCCGTGAAGTCAGGAGACGGACTCGAGGCTCCGGGCGTAGTACAGCTCCGACTCGACCTTCAGGCGGTCGAACAGCAGATCGGCGATGAAGCCGCGCAGCTCGTCGTCGCTGGTGCATTCGCGGTCGCACAGCCGGAAGAACGGCTTCATCCGCGCCGTGATGGCGGTGATGGCCGCGGGCTCCGCGCCCGTGAACGCCAGGATGTCGTGGATGCACCGCTCGATCCGCCGCCAGTCGCGGACGTTCTGGGCCGGAAACTGCGTGCAGACGGTCATGGTACCCCCGCATGAGCGGTCCGGACACCCGGCCGCTCGGCGCGGGCCGGACGGTTCCGGCCCCGCCACCTCCAAGACTCGCTCCCGCGGCGCCGGCGCGCCACCTCGTACTTGTTCGGACCGGCCGCGAACGCGAAACCGCCACCATCGCGACGCAATCAGTCGCTATTGTGGCCCCGACGGAAGACGAAGTCGAGCGCCCTGGCGAACGTCGCCAGCGGAGCGGGCTCATGGCCGGCTCCCGGGATCATGACGAACTGGTGATCGATCCCGAGACGATCCAGCAGGTCCGCCGCCGCGCGCGCGAGCTGGCGGCGGCGCGGATCGTCGGCGGTGCCCATGGTGAGATAGAAGCGGGCATCCCGCAGCGCCGCAGCGTCCGCGGACGAGGGCCGGTAGGTCGCGCGGCTTGCCATCACGATGGCGCCGCGCAGCAGGCCCGGGTTGCGCAGCGTGAGCGCCCACGCCAGGTCGCCGCCGAGTGAGAACCCGGCCACCACGAGCCGGGTGGTGTCCACGCGCCGCTGCGCGGTCAGCGCGCGCAGGTCGGCGCGGACCTCGCGCTCGTAGCGATCGATCGTGCGCGACCAGGCTGCCGGCGTTCGATAGTCGTCCGGGCTTCCACGGCCGTTCGCGAGCACGACGAGGAAGTCGCGCGCCGGCCCCCCGTCCGGTCCGGCGTCCGGGAAGAGGTAGGGCAGCAGGGCGGCGAGCTGGCGCTCGGGA is a window from the Gemmatimonadales bacterium genome containing:
- a CDS encoding dienelactone hydrolase family protein — translated: MPSDSLLFVRGRVIAALLAASTLGSAACYRSAPGVAPAGGVAPGLVLLPPNYDRARAYPVLEILPPTGNTAGTLFQIYLSRVGLGRLFREPPERQLAALLPYLFPDAGPDGGPARDFLVVLANGRGSPDDYRTPAAWSRTIDRYEREVRADLRALTAQRRVDTTRLVVAGFSLGGDLAWALTLRNPGLLRGAIVMASRATYRPSSADAAALRDARFYLTMGTADDPRRRQLARAAADLLDRLGIDHQFVMIPGAGHEPAPLATFARALDFVFRRGHNSD